One Saimiri boliviensis isolate mSaiBol1 chromosome 17, mSaiBol1.pri, whole genome shotgun sequence genomic window carries:
- the SPATA20 gene encoding spermatogenesis-associated protein 20 isoform X1: MLSARAWLGRLLLLPRAGAGLSASRRGSSSRDKDRSATVSSSVPMPAGGKGSRSSSTPQRVPNRLIHEKSPYLLQHAYNPVDWYPWGQEAFDKARKENKPIFLSVGYSTCHWCHMMEEESFQNEEIGRLLSEDFVSVKVDREERPDVDKVYMTFVQATSSGGGWPMNVWLTPNLQPFVGGTYFPPEDGLTRVGFRTVLLRIREQWKQNKNALLENSQRVTTALLARSEISMGDRQLPPSAATMNSRCFQQLDEGYDEEYGGFAEAPKFPTPVILSFLFSYWLSHRLTQDGSRAQQMALHTLKMMANGGIRDHVGQGFHRYSTDRQWHVPHFEKMLYDQAQLAVAYSQAFQISGDEFYSDVAKDILQYVTRSLSHRSGGFYSAEDADSPPERGMRPKEGAYYVWTANEVQQLLPEPVLGATEPLTSGQLFMKHYGLTEAGNISSSQDPKGELQGQNVLTVRYSLELTAARFGLDVEGVRTLLNTGLEKLFQARKHRPKPHLDSKMLAAWNGLMVSGYAVTGAVLGQDRLINYATNGAKFLKRHMFDVASGRLMRTCYTSSGGTVEHSNPPCWGFLEDYAFVVRGLLDLYEASQESAWLEWALRLQDTQDRLFWDSQGGGYFCSEAELGAGLPLRLKDDQDGAEPSANSVSAHNLLRLHGFTGHKDWMDKCVCLLTAFSERMRRVPVALPEMVRALSAQQQTLKQIVICGDRQAKDTKALVQCVHSIYIPNKVLILADGDPSSFLSRQLPFLSTLRRLEDQATAYVCENQACSMPITDPCELRKLLHP, encoded by the exons ATGCTGAGCGCGCGGGCCTGGCTGGGCCGCCTTCTTCTGCTGCCCCGCGCCGGTGCAGGCCTCTCCGCGAGCCGCAG GGGTAGCTCCTCCCGGGACAAGGACCGAAGTGCAACGGTCAGTAGTTCAGTGCCCATGCCTGCTGGAGGGAAGGGAAGCCGTTCTTCCTCTACACCCCAGAGGGTCCCCAACCGCCTGATCCATGAGAAGTCACCATACCTTCTACAACATGCCTACAACCCCGTGGACTG GTACCCCTGGGGACAGGAAGCCTTCGACAAggccaggaaagaaaacaagccGATTTTTCTCTCAG TTGGGTACTCCACCTGCCACTGGTGCCACATGATGGAAGAGGAGTCCTTCCAAAATGAGGAGATCGGCCGCCTGCTCAGCGAGGACTTTGTGAGCGTGAAGGTAGACCGAGAGGAACGGCCCGACGTGGATAAGGTGTACATGACGTTCGTGCAG GCCACCAGCAGCGGTGGGGGCTGGCCCATGAATGTGTGGCTGACTCCCAACCTCCAGCCCTTTGTGGGGGGCACCTATTTCCCGCCTGAGGATGGCTTGACCCGAGTTGGCTTCCGCACGGTGTTGCTGAGAATACGGGAACAG TGGAAACAGAACAAGAACGCCCTGCTAGAAAACAGTCAGCGTGTCACCACCGCCCTGCTGGCCCGATCAGAGATCAGCATGGGCGACCGCCAGCTGCCACCCTCTGCGGCCACCATGAACAGTCGCTGCTTCCAGCAGCTGGACGAGGGCTATGATGAGGAGTACGGTGGCTTCGCTGAGGCCCCCAAGTTTCCCACACCGG TGATCCTGAGCTTCCTGTTCTCCTACTGGCTCAGCCATCGACTAACTCAGGATGGCTCTCGGGCCCAGCAGATGGCCTTGCATACCCTGAAAATGATGGCCAATGGGGGCATCCGGGACCATGTGGGGCAG GGCTTTCACCGCTACTCCACAGACCGCCAGTGGCACGTCCCTCACTTTGAGAAGATGCTCTATGACCAGGCACAGCTTGCTGTGGCCTATTCACAGGCCTTCCAG aTCTCTGGTGATGAATTCTACTCTGACGTGGCCAAAGACATCCTGCAGTACGTGACTCGGAGCCTGAGCCACCGG TCCGGAGGCTTCTACAGCGCGGAGGATGCCGACTCGCCCCCAGAGCGGGGCATGCGGCCCAAAGAAGGCGCCTACTACGTGTGGACGGCCAACGAGGTCCAGCAGCTCCTCCCAGAGCCTGTGCTGGGTGCCACCGAGCCGCTGACCTCAGGCCAGCTCTTCATGAAGCACTACGGCCTCACGGAGGCTGGTAACATCAGCTCTAGTCAG GACCCCAAGGGGGAGCTGCAGGGCCAGAATGTGCTGACCGTCCGGTACTCGCTGGAGCTGACCGCTGCGCGCTTCGGCTTGGATGTGGAGGGCGTGCGCACCTTGCTCAATACGGGGCTGGAGAAGCTCTTCCAGGCCCGGAAGCATCGGCCCAAGCCGCACCTGGACAGCAAGATGCTGGCCGCCTGGAACG GCTTGATGGTGTCAGGCTATGCTGTGACCGGGGCAGTCCTGGGCCAAGACAGGCTGATCAACTATGCCACCAATGGTGCCAAGTTCCTGAAGCGGCACATGTTTGACGTGGCCAGTGGCCGCCTGATGCGGACCTGCTACACCAGCTCTGGGGGGACTGTGGAGCACAG CAACCCCCCGTGCTGGGGCTTCCTGGAGGATTATGCCTTTGTGGTGCGGGGCCTGCTGGACCTGTATGAGGCCTCACAGGAGAGTGCATGGCTCGAGTGGGCTCTGCGGCTGCAGGACACGCAGGATAGGCTCTTCTGGGACTCCCAGGGTGGCGGCTACTTCTGCAGTGAGGCTGAGCTGGGGGCTGGCCTGCCCCTGCGTCTGAAGGATG ACCAGGACGGTGCAGAACCCAGCGCCAATTCTGTGTCAGCCCACAACCTGCTCCGGCTGCACGGCTTCACGGGTCACAAGGACTGGATGGACAAGTGCGTGTGCCTATTGACCGCCTTCTCCGAGCGCATGCGCCGTGTCCCGGTGGCACTGCCCGAGATGGTCCGTGCCCTCTCAGCCCAGCAGCAGACCCTCAAGCAG ATCGTGATCTGTGGAGACCGACAGGCCAAGGACACCAAGGCTCTGGTGCAGTGCGTCCACTCTATCTACATTCCTAACAAG GTGCTGATTCTGGCCGATGGGGACCCCTCGAGCTTCCTGTCCCGCCAGCTGCCTTTCCTGAGTACCCTCCGACGGCTGGAAGACCAGGCCACAGCGTATGTGTGTGAGAATCAAGCTTGTTCGATGCCCATCACTGATCCCTGTGAATTACGAAAACTGCTACATCCGTGA
- the SPATA20 gene encoding spermatogenesis-associated protein 20 isoform X3 gives MLSARAWLGRLLLLPRAGAGLSASRRCPRVWPQTWPHRSPSRGSSSRDKDRSATVSSSVPMPAGGKGSRSSSTPQRVPNRLIHEKSPYLLQHAYNPVDWYPWGQEAFDKARKENKPIFLSVGYSTCHWCHMMEEESFQNEEIGRLLSEDFVSVKVDREERPDVDKVYMTFVQATSSGGGWPMNVWLTPNLQPFVGGTYFPPEDGLTRVGFRTVLLRIREQWKQNKNALLENSQRVTTALLARSEISMGDRQLPPSAATMNSRCFQQLDEGYDEEYGGFAEAPKFPTPVILSFLFSYWLSHRLTQDGSRAQQMALHTLKMMANGGIRDHVGQGFHRYSTDRQWHVPHFEKMLYDQAQLAVAYSQAFQISGDEFYSDVAKDILQYVTRSLSHRSGGFYSAEDADSPPERGMRPKEGAYYVWTANEVQQLLPEPVLGATEPLTSGQLFMKHYGLTEAGNISSSQDPKGELQGQNVLTVRYSLELTAARFGLDVEGVRTLLNTGLEKLFQARKHRPKPHLDSKMLAAWNGLMVSGYAVTGAVLGQDRLINYATNGAKFLKRHMFDVASGRLMRTCYTSSGGTVEHSNPPCWGFLEDYAFVVRGLLDLYEASQESAWLEWALRLQDTQDRLFWDSQGGGYFCSEAELGAGLPLRLKDDQDGAEPSANSVSAHNLLRLHGFTGHKDWMDKCVCLLTAFSERMRRVPVALPEMVRALSAQQQTLKQIVICGDRQAKDTKALVQCVHSIYIPNKVLILADGDPSSFLSRQLPFLSTLRRLEDQATAYVCENQACSMPITDPCELRKLLHP, from the exons ATGCTGAGCGCGCGGGCCTGGCTGGGCCGCCTTCTTCTGCTGCCCCGCGCCGGTGCAGGCCTCTCCGCGAGCCGCAG GTGTCCCAGGGTCTGGCCCCAGACCTGGCCCCACAGGAGTCCCAGCAG GGGTAGCTCCTCCCGGGACAAGGACCGAAGTGCAACGGTCAGTAGTTCAGTGCCCATGCCTGCTGGAGGGAAGGGAAGCCGTTCTTCCTCTACACCCCAGAGGGTCCCCAACCGCCTGATCCATGAGAAGTCACCATACCTTCTACAACATGCCTACAACCCCGTGGACTG GTACCCCTGGGGACAGGAAGCCTTCGACAAggccaggaaagaaaacaagccGATTTTTCTCTCAG TTGGGTACTCCACCTGCCACTGGTGCCACATGATGGAAGAGGAGTCCTTCCAAAATGAGGAGATCGGCCGCCTGCTCAGCGAGGACTTTGTGAGCGTGAAGGTAGACCGAGAGGAACGGCCCGACGTGGATAAGGTGTACATGACGTTCGTGCAG GCCACCAGCAGCGGTGGGGGCTGGCCCATGAATGTGTGGCTGACTCCCAACCTCCAGCCCTTTGTGGGGGGCACCTATTTCCCGCCTGAGGATGGCTTGACCCGAGTTGGCTTCCGCACGGTGTTGCTGAGAATACGGGAACAG TGGAAACAGAACAAGAACGCCCTGCTAGAAAACAGTCAGCGTGTCACCACCGCCCTGCTGGCCCGATCAGAGATCAGCATGGGCGACCGCCAGCTGCCACCCTCTGCGGCCACCATGAACAGTCGCTGCTTCCAGCAGCTGGACGAGGGCTATGATGAGGAGTACGGTGGCTTCGCTGAGGCCCCCAAGTTTCCCACACCGG TGATCCTGAGCTTCCTGTTCTCCTACTGGCTCAGCCATCGACTAACTCAGGATGGCTCTCGGGCCCAGCAGATGGCCTTGCATACCCTGAAAATGATGGCCAATGGGGGCATCCGGGACCATGTGGGGCAG GGCTTTCACCGCTACTCCACAGACCGCCAGTGGCACGTCCCTCACTTTGAGAAGATGCTCTATGACCAGGCACAGCTTGCTGTGGCCTATTCACAGGCCTTCCAG aTCTCTGGTGATGAATTCTACTCTGACGTGGCCAAAGACATCCTGCAGTACGTGACTCGGAGCCTGAGCCACCGG TCCGGAGGCTTCTACAGCGCGGAGGATGCCGACTCGCCCCCAGAGCGGGGCATGCGGCCCAAAGAAGGCGCCTACTACGTGTGGACGGCCAACGAGGTCCAGCAGCTCCTCCCAGAGCCTGTGCTGGGTGCCACCGAGCCGCTGACCTCAGGCCAGCTCTTCATGAAGCACTACGGCCTCACGGAGGCTGGTAACATCAGCTCTAGTCAG GACCCCAAGGGGGAGCTGCAGGGCCAGAATGTGCTGACCGTCCGGTACTCGCTGGAGCTGACCGCTGCGCGCTTCGGCTTGGATGTGGAGGGCGTGCGCACCTTGCTCAATACGGGGCTGGAGAAGCTCTTCCAGGCCCGGAAGCATCGGCCCAAGCCGCACCTGGACAGCAAGATGCTGGCCGCCTGGAACG GCTTGATGGTGTCAGGCTATGCTGTGACCGGGGCAGTCCTGGGCCAAGACAGGCTGATCAACTATGCCACCAATGGTGCCAAGTTCCTGAAGCGGCACATGTTTGACGTGGCCAGTGGCCGCCTGATGCGGACCTGCTACACCAGCTCTGGGGGGACTGTGGAGCACAG CAACCCCCCGTGCTGGGGCTTCCTGGAGGATTATGCCTTTGTGGTGCGGGGCCTGCTGGACCTGTATGAGGCCTCACAGGAGAGTGCATGGCTCGAGTGGGCTCTGCGGCTGCAGGACACGCAGGATAGGCTCTTCTGGGACTCCCAGGGTGGCGGCTACTTCTGCAGTGAGGCTGAGCTGGGGGCTGGCCTGCCCCTGCGTCTGAAGGATG ACCAGGACGGTGCAGAACCCAGCGCCAATTCTGTGTCAGCCCACAACCTGCTCCGGCTGCACGGCTTCACGGGTCACAAGGACTGGATGGACAAGTGCGTGTGCCTATTGACCGCCTTCTCCGAGCGCATGCGCCGTGTCCCGGTGGCACTGCCCGAGATGGTCCGTGCCCTCTCAGCCCAGCAGCAGACCCTCAAGCAG ATCGTGATCTGTGGAGACCGACAGGCCAAGGACACCAAGGCTCTGGTGCAGTGCGTCCACTCTATCTACATTCCTAACAAG GTGCTGATTCTGGCCGATGGGGACCCCTCGAGCTTCCTGTCCCGCCAGCTGCCTTTCCTGAGTACCCTCCGACGGCTGGAAGACCAGGCCACAGCGTATGTGTGTGAGAATCAAGCTTGTTCGATGCCCATCACTGATCCCTGTGAATTACGAAAACTGCTACATCCGTGA
- the SPATA20 gene encoding spermatogenesis-associated protein 20 isoform X2, translating to MPAGGKGSRSSSTPQRVPNRLIHEKSPYLLQHAYNPVDWYPWGQEAFDKARKENKPIFLSVGYSTCHWCHMMEEESFQNEEIGRLLSEDFVSVKVDREERPDVDKVYMTFVQATSSGGGWPMNVWLTPNLQPFVGGTYFPPEDGLTRVGFRTVLLRIREQWKQNKNALLENSQRVTTALLARSEISMGDRQLPPSAATMNSRCFQQLDEGYDEEYGGFAEAPKFPTPVILSFLFSYWLSHRLTQDGSRAQQMALHTLKMMANGGIRDHVGQGFHRYSTDRQWHVPHFEKMLYDQAQLAVAYSQAFQISGDEFYSDVAKDILQYVTRSLSHRSGGFYSAEDADSPPERGMRPKEGAYYVWTANEVQQLLPEPVLGATEPLTSGQLFMKHYGLTEAGNISSSQDPKGELQGQNVLTVRYSLELTAARFGLDVEGVRTLLNTGLEKLFQARKHRPKPHLDSKMLAAWNGLMVSGYAVTGAVLGQDRLINYATNGAKFLKRHMFDVASGRLMRTCYTSSGGTVEHSNPPCWGFLEDYAFVVRGLLDLYEASQESAWLEWALRLQDTQDRLFWDSQGGGYFCSEAELGAGLPLRLKDDQDGAEPSANSVSAHNLLRLHGFTGHKDWMDKCVCLLTAFSERMRRVPVALPEMVRALSAQQQTLKQIVICGDRQAKDTKALVQCVHSIYIPNKVLILADGDPSSFLSRQLPFLSTLRRLEDQATAYVCENQACSMPITDPCELRKLLHP from the exons ATGCCTGCTGGAGGGAAGGGAAGCCGTTCTTCCTCTACACCCCAGAGGGTCCCCAACCGCCTGATCCATGAGAAGTCACCATACCTTCTACAACATGCCTACAACCCCGTGGACTG GTACCCCTGGGGACAGGAAGCCTTCGACAAggccaggaaagaaaacaagccGATTTTTCTCTCAG TTGGGTACTCCACCTGCCACTGGTGCCACATGATGGAAGAGGAGTCCTTCCAAAATGAGGAGATCGGCCGCCTGCTCAGCGAGGACTTTGTGAGCGTGAAGGTAGACCGAGAGGAACGGCCCGACGTGGATAAGGTGTACATGACGTTCGTGCAG GCCACCAGCAGCGGTGGGGGCTGGCCCATGAATGTGTGGCTGACTCCCAACCTCCAGCCCTTTGTGGGGGGCACCTATTTCCCGCCTGAGGATGGCTTGACCCGAGTTGGCTTCCGCACGGTGTTGCTGAGAATACGGGAACAG TGGAAACAGAACAAGAACGCCCTGCTAGAAAACAGTCAGCGTGTCACCACCGCCCTGCTGGCCCGATCAGAGATCAGCATGGGCGACCGCCAGCTGCCACCCTCTGCGGCCACCATGAACAGTCGCTGCTTCCAGCAGCTGGACGAGGGCTATGATGAGGAGTACGGTGGCTTCGCTGAGGCCCCCAAGTTTCCCACACCGG TGATCCTGAGCTTCCTGTTCTCCTACTGGCTCAGCCATCGACTAACTCAGGATGGCTCTCGGGCCCAGCAGATGGCCTTGCATACCCTGAAAATGATGGCCAATGGGGGCATCCGGGACCATGTGGGGCAG GGCTTTCACCGCTACTCCACAGACCGCCAGTGGCACGTCCCTCACTTTGAGAAGATGCTCTATGACCAGGCACAGCTTGCTGTGGCCTATTCACAGGCCTTCCAG aTCTCTGGTGATGAATTCTACTCTGACGTGGCCAAAGACATCCTGCAGTACGTGACTCGGAGCCTGAGCCACCGG TCCGGAGGCTTCTACAGCGCGGAGGATGCCGACTCGCCCCCAGAGCGGGGCATGCGGCCCAAAGAAGGCGCCTACTACGTGTGGACGGCCAACGAGGTCCAGCAGCTCCTCCCAGAGCCTGTGCTGGGTGCCACCGAGCCGCTGACCTCAGGCCAGCTCTTCATGAAGCACTACGGCCTCACGGAGGCTGGTAACATCAGCTCTAGTCAG GACCCCAAGGGGGAGCTGCAGGGCCAGAATGTGCTGACCGTCCGGTACTCGCTGGAGCTGACCGCTGCGCGCTTCGGCTTGGATGTGGAGGGCGTGCGCACCTTGCTCAATACGGGGCTGGAGAAGCTCTTCCAGGCCCGGAAGCATCGGCCCAAGCCGCACCTGGACAGCAAGATGCTGGCCGCCTGGAACG GCTTGATGGTGTCAGGCTATGCTGTGACCGGGGCAGTCCTGGGCCAAGACAGGCTGATCAACTATGCCACCAATGGTGCCAAGTTCCTGAAGCGGCACATGTTTGACGTGGCCAGTGGCCGCCTGATGCGGACCTGCTACACCAGCTCTGGGGGGACTGTGGAGCACAG CAACCCCCCGTGCTGGGGCTTCCTGGAGGATTATGCCTTTGTGGTGCGGGGCCTGCTGGACCTGTATGAGGCCTCACAGGAGAGTGCATGGCTCGAGTGGGCTCTGCGGCTGCAGGACACGCAGGATAGGCTCTTCTGGGACTCCCAGGGTGGCGGCTACTTCTGCAGTGAGGCTGAGCTGGGGGCTGGCCTGCCCCTGCGTCTGAAGGATG ACCAGGACGGTGCAGAACCCAGCGCCAATTCTGTGTCAGCCCACAACCTGCTCCGGCTGCACGGCTTCACGGGTCACAAGGACTGGATGGACAAGTGCGTGTGCCTATTGACCGCCTTCTCCGAGCGCATGCGCCGTGTCCCGGTGGCACTGCCCGAGATGGTCCGTGCCCTCTCAGCCCAGCAGCAGACCCTCAAGCAG ATCGTGATCTGTGGAGACCGACAGGCCAAGGACACCAAGGCTCTGGTGCAGTGCGTCCACTCTATCTACATTCCTAACAAG GTGCTGATTCTGGCCGATGGGGACCCCTCGAGCTTCCTGTCCCGCCAGCTGCCTTTCCTGAGTACCCTCCGACGGCTGGAAGACCAGGCCACAGCGTATGTGTGTGAGAATCAAGCTTGTTCGATGCCCATCACTGATCCCTGTGAATTACGAAAACTGCTACATCCGTGA